A window from Citrus sinensis cultivar Valencia sweet orange chromosome 5, DVS_A1.0, whole genome shotgun sequence encodes these proteins:
- the LOC102616762 gene encoding protein ECERIFERUM 2, whose protein sequence is MVSPNPENRVSGIKLSSVVPAKATGNQDYELKNIDLAMKLHYIKGVYFFNREAVRGLTIFDLKRPMFQLLDIFYTASGRIRRPETAGAGRPFIKCNDGGVRIVEAFCDDQTIAEWLAMDHESRDDCLAYGSALGPDLAFSPLVFVQFTSFKCGGMSLGLSWAHVLGDPFSASAFVSMWAQIMAGRVPPKSLHEPEPEPEPEKSETETQTRASESVAGNLYPIKRVDPVGDHWQFPNNCNIKTHTFQFTKKQLDQMASNLRYRGIREAAAVSHFEVISATIWKLLAKASEDSGPGVVTICRYNGQRENETASNDMVLSTAEVDFDVSKSDVWELSTLIADKRKDVDEKVLSESSDFIMYGANLTFVDMEEADVYGLKLQGQKPVYVNYSINGVGEQGVVLVLAGPEEDSGRGRDRGSTVTVVLPENQLEKLMNELNQEWNLA, encoded by the exons ATGGTTTCACCGAATCCTGAAAACCGAGTTTCAGGCATAAAATTATCATCAGTAGTGCCGGCCAAGGCTACGGGAAACCAAGACTACGAACTCAAAAACATTGACTTAGCCATGAAGCTTCACTACATTAAAGGAGTCTACTTCTTTAACCGTGAAGCAGTTCGGGGGCTGACCATTTTCGACTTAAAGAGACCGATGTTTCAGTTGCTGGATATTTTCTACACTGCATCCGGCAGAATCAGAAGACCAGAAACTGCAGGAGCTGGCAGGCCCTTCATCAAGTGCAACGATGGCGGCGTTCGGATTGTTGAAGCATTTTGTGACGATCAAACTATTGCAGAATGGCTCGCCATGGATCACGAGTCTCGTGATGATTGTCTTGCTTACGGTTCTGCGCTTGGCCCTGATCTCGCATTCTCCCCGTTGGTTTTTGTACAG TTCACTTCGTTCAAATGCGGAGGGATGTCTTTGGGCCTGAGTTGGGCCCATGTACTCGGAGATCCATTTTCAGCGTCAGCCTTTGTCAGCATGTGGGCCCAGATAATGGCAGGTCGCGTGCCACCGAAGTCTCTACACGAGCCCGAGCCCGAGCCCGAGCCCGAGAAATCTGAAACCGAAACTCAAACCCGAGCTTCAGAATCAGTTGCTGGGAACTTGTATCCCATTAAAAGAGTTGACCCCGTTGGCGACCACTGGCAATTTCCCAACAACTGTAACATTAAAACTCACACTTTCCAATTCACAAAAAAACAACTGGACCAAATGGCATCAAATTTACGTTATCGAGGCATCAGAGAAGCAGCAGCAGTGTCACATTTTGAAGTCATTTCTGCTACAATATGGAAGTTATTAGCAAAAGCTAGCGAAGATTCAGGCCCTGGAGTCGTGACAATTTGCAGATACAATGGGCAGAGAGAAAACGAGACGGCATCGAATGACATGGTGCTGAGTACAGCTGAAGTCGATTTCGATGTGTCAAAATCTGACGTGTGGGAACTGTCAACGTTGATTGCTGATAAAAGGAAAGATGTGGATGAGAAAGTATTATCAGAGAGTTCAGACTTCATAATGTATGGTGCAAATTTGACATTCGTGGATATGGAAGAAGCTGATGTTTATGGCTTGAAATTACAGGGACAGAAGCCAGTTTATGTGAATTACAGCATTAATGGGGTTGGCGAGCAAGGTGTTGTGTTGGTGCTCGCTGGCCCAGAAGAAGACAGTGGTCGCGGTCGCGATCGTGGCAGTACGGTG